Part of the Candidatus Thermoplasmatota archaeon genome is shown below.
AAGATCATTTGTTGAAGAAATTTTCTTAAAATAATGTGTCTCTTTTCCAATAATTTTTGTAGATAAACCATCTGTTATTTCTTCAGGGAGTGGGATATCTGGTCTAGATATCAGTCTATAGCCTCTGTTTTTTATTGATTCAATTTCGTAACCTGATTTTCTTATGGAGTTGATTTGTTTCCATACTGCGGTGCGGGATATGCTAAGAGTTTTTGCTATTTGTTCACCTGAGACAAAATCATTCTTTAATAGATTTAGTATTTTATTTTTCATACGTCGATTTCTTTTCCATATGCGTTTTTTGGTGTGATGCTGCTTGCTATTCCAGCTGCTACTGCTGCTTTGATTATGTCAGCTGCGATGAATGGTATTACTGCTATGGTTATTAGCTCCCGGATTCCAACTGCTGCTCCCATCCATATGTAGAGTTGTATTAGTCCTGGTATGTATATTAGTGTGAATGTTGAGAATAGCATTATTGCAAACATCGTTAGGAAGCTTCTGGAACGTATGTATCTATCAACTATGTATCCTATGAAAAAAGCTGAGAATACAAACCCTATGAGGTATCCTCCTGTGGGGCCTAGAAGGTAGGATAAGCCGCTGTTAAAACCTGCGAACCATGGGATGCCTGCTGCTCCGATTCCTAGATACATGATTTGGCTCATTCCACCCCATGTTCCTAGTATTACTCCAGCTAATAGGACTCCGAAAACTTGTCCTGTCACTGGAACTGGTGTGCCTGGTAGGTAGAATCTTAGTTGTGCTAGTAGTCCTGTTAAACATGCGAAGCTTAGAGCTAGTGTTAGTTTATAGAAAACGTTTAACTCGTATCTCCATCTGAAAAAGTTGTATCTTATTGTTTTGTATTTGTCGATGTACATGTTTATTTCCATAGTTTTTATTCCCCTGATTGTAAACTATGTGCGTTGGCATAGTTAACTGTTTATTTATATTTTTCTTGAAAAAAAACCCCAAGGTTTATATCTAAATTAATGTTCCTTGGGGTCGATACCTATGAGCTATGAAACCTTA
Proteins encoded:
- a CDS encoding biotin transporter BioY, whose translation is MEINMYIDKYKTIRYNFFRWRYELNVFYKLTLALSFACLTGLLAQLRFYLPGTPVPVTGQVFGVLLAGVILGTWGGMSQIMYLGIGAAGIPWFAGFNSGLSYLLGPTGGYLIGFVFSAFFIGYIVDRYIRSRSFLTMFAIMLFSTFTLIYIPGLIQLYIWMGAAVGIRELITIAVIPFIAADIIKAAVAAGIASSITPKNAYGKEIDV